CCATCGCCATCCTCGACAAAAACCAGGCAGGAGACATGCAATGAACGCCCCGATCACGAATAAACCGCGCCTGACCACCTCGGCGATGATCGCCTCGATCGCCGCCGAGGGCCAGCGCACCAGGAGTGCACCGTTCGGCAATGCCCTGGTGGAACTCGCTGCCCGGCGCCCTGACATCGTCGGCATGAGCGCCGACCTGGCGAAATACACTGACCTGCACCTGTTCGCCCAGGCCTACCCGGAACGCTTCTTCCAGATGGGCATGGCCGAGCAGCTGCTGATGGGCGCCGCCGGCGGCATGGCCAAGGAAGGCTTCACACCCTTCGTCACCACCTATGCCGTGTTCGCCTCGCGCCGGGCCTACGACTTCATCCACCAGGTGATCGCCGAAGAACACCTGAACGTCAAGATCGCCTGCGCCCTGCCGGGCCTGACCACCGGCTACGGCCCCAGCCACCAGGCCACCGAAGACATCGCCATCTTCCGCGGCGTGCCGGGCCTGACCATCGTCGACCCGTGCGACGCGCTCGACACCGAGCAGGCGGTGGCGGCCATTGCGGCGCACCAGGGCCCGGTCTACATGCGCCTGCTGCGCGGGAAAGTCCCGCTGGTGCTGGACGAGTATGATTACAAATTCGAGCTCGGCAAGGCCAAGCTGCTGCGCGACGGCCGCGACGTGCTGGTGGTTTCGAGCGGCATCATGACGATGCGCGCGCTGGAAGTGGCGGAGGCGCTGAAGGCAGACAAGGTGGGCGTGGCCGTGCTGCACACGCCGACCATCAAGCCGCTGGACGAGGAAGCGATCGTCCGCGAAGCGCGGCGCAGCGGCCGGCTGGTGGTGGTGGCCGAGAACCACTCGGTGGTCGGCGGCCTGGGCGAAGCGGTCGCGGGCACCCTGCTGCGGGCCGGCGTGGCGCCCGCCTTCCGCCAGGTCGCCCTGCCCGACGCCTTCCTCCACGCCGGCGCGCTGCCGACGCTGCACGACCGTTACGGCATCTCGGTGGAGGCAATGGCGGCCAGCATCAAGTCCTGGCTGCGCTGAGCCGCAGTTCGAGCGCGCGGCAAGAAGGCAGCAAGACCTTCGTGCGCCGCGCAAAAAAACAGAACGATTTGGAGACAATGATGAAATCACCTTCGGTCACCCCCGCGGCGGCAGGCGCCACGGCCACCCCGGCCGGCGCCGCCGACCTCGAAACGCGAGCCTATGCCAAGGTCACGCGCCGGCTGGTCCCCTTCCTCATGCTGTGCTACCTGGCGGCCTACCTCGACCGCGTCAACGTCGGCTTCGCCAAGCTGCAGATGCTCAGCGACCTGCACTGGAGCGACACCGTCTACGGCCTCGGCGCCGGCATCTTCTTCATCGGCTACTTCCTGTTCGAAGTGCCCAGCAACCTGATCCTGCACCGCTTCGGCGCACGCCGCTGGCTGGCCCGCATCATGATCACCTGGGCCATCATCTCCGCCAGCTTCAGCGTGGTCGGTTCGCCGACGCTGTTCTACGTCATGCGCTTCCTGCTCGGCGTGGCCGAAGCCGGCTTCGCACCCGGCGTCATCCTCTACATCACCTACTGGTTCCCGCAAGCGCGCCGCGCCAAGGTGATGGCCCTGTTCTTCATGGCGATCCCGCTGGCCAGCATCGTCGGCGCGCCGCTGTCGGGCTGGATCCTCGAGACCTTCTCGGGCGCGCACGGCCTGCAGGGATGGCAATGGCTGTTCGCGCTGGAGGCGCTGCCCTCGCTGCTGCTCGGCCTGGCCATCCTGTCTACCTGGA
This window of the Massilia sp. WG5 genome carries:
- a CDS encoding transketolase family protein produces the protein MNAPITNKPRLTTSAMIASIAAEGQRTRSAPFGNALVELAARRPDIVGMSADLAKYTDLHLFAQAYPERFFQMGMAEQLLMGAAGGMAKEGFTPFVTTYAVFASRRAYDFIHQVIAEEHLNVKIACALPGLTTGYGPSHQATEDIAIFRGVPGLTIVDPCDALDTEQAVAAIAAHQGPVYMRLLRGKVPLVLDEYDYKFELGKAKLLRDGRDVLVVSSGIMTMRALEVAEALKADKVGVAVLHTPTIKPLDEEAIVREARRSGRLVVVAENHSVVGGLGEAVAGTLLRAGVAPAFRQVALPDAFLHAGALPTLHDRYGISVEAMAASIKSWLR